In Panacibacter ginsenosidivorans, the following proteins share a genomic window:
- a CDS encoding CD225/dispanin family protein translates to MSNNPGTIFINYRKDDSNWNALALYNDLQKYFKKEQLFKDFNAILPGDDFVVSIQNALNKCNVLLVVIGRNWLHMEGADGKRRLDDPDDFVRLEVATALERGISVVPVLFDGTPMPKPEELPENLRLLCRRQFIEIDPKRFEDDVRNLAEALKKILPKDEEQVHPKPGPQPQPKPNPPNPGNQGGTAYHTTPKPDNNLLWGILVTILCCLPLGIVSIIHATKVDGLYNTGQYEQAVDEAKKAKQWAMYGAIAGIVVYVIYFLLVAAGSLNSYSY, encoded by the coding sequence ATGTCAAACAATCCAGGAACAATCTTTATCAACTACCGCAAAGACGACAGTAACTGGAATGCATTGGCTTTGTACAACGACCTGCAGAAATATTTTAAAAAAGAACAACTGTTTAAAGACTTCAACGCCATTCTTCCCGGCGATGATTTTGTGGTTAGCATACAAAATGCATTGAATAAATGTAACGTGTTGCTGGTTGTAATTGGCAGGAACTGGCTGCACATGGAAGGCGCAGATGGTAAACGCAGGCTTGATGATCCTGATGATTTTGTAAGACTCGAAGTGGCCACCGCGCTTGAAAGAGGCATATCGGTAGTGCCTGTTTTGTTTGACGGAACACCAATGCCCAAACCCGAAGAATTGCCCGAAAACTTAAGACTGCTTTGCAGGCGTCAGTTTATAGAAATAGATCCCAAACGTTTTGAAGATGATGTGCGTAACCTGGCCGAAGCATTGAAGAAGATATTGCCAAAAGATGAAGAGCAGGTTCATCCTAAGCCCGGCCCACAACCTCAGCCTAAACCCAATCCGCCAAATCCCGGTAACCAGGGTGGTACGGCTTACCATACAACTCCGAAGCCGGATAATAATCTGTTGTGGGGCATCCTTGTAACAATACTTTGTTGTCTGCCACTTGGTATTGTCTCCATCATTCATGCAACTAAAGTCGATGGTCTTTATAATACAGGCCAATACGAACAGGCTGTTGATGAAGCAAAAAAAGCAAAGCAGTGGGCTATGTATGGAGCAATTGCAGGTATAGTTGTATATGTAATTTATTTTTTGCTTGTTGCTGCAGGATCACTAAATAGTTATAGCTATTAG